One window of the Candidatus Kinetoplastibacterium desouzaii TCC079E genome contains the following:
- the ilvD gene encoding dihydroxy-acid dehydratase, with product MPHYRSRTSTYGRNMAGARALWRATGMKDGDFGKPIIAVVNSFSQFVPGHVHLRNLGMLVAKEIEANGGVAKEFNTIAIDDGIAMGHGGMLYSLPSRELIADSVEYVVNAHCADAMVCISNCDKITPGMLMASMRLNIPTIFVSGGPMEAGKITSVVNNVIKKIDLVDAMIVAGDPSVSDEIVAETERMACQTCGSCSGMFTANSMNCLTEVIGLAIPGNGTLLATHSKRKTLFESAGRLIVELCKRYYDQDDSSILPRSIANKKSFENAMALDVAMGGSTNTVLHLLAAAKEAEVDFTMSDIDRISRHVPCLCKSAPATDKYHIEDVHRAGGVMGILGELARANLLDLSVKNINGASLGDIIKKWDLADSPTEEVKKFYKAAPGGIRTTEAFSQNNYFNDLDVDRISGCIRNIENAYSKDGGLAVLYGNIAENGCIVKTAGVDESQLVFRGKARVFESQESAVDAILGDDIRPGDLVVIRYEGPKGGPGMQEMLYPTSYLKSKGLGKTCALFTDGRFSGGSSGLVIGHASPEAAEGGNIALIENGDSISIDIPNRKIDLLVDSVELSRRRNSMLLKGEKAWKPLNRERFVSNALKAYAALATSADCGAVRDISKLDKS from the coding sequence ATGCCACATTATCGTTCTAGAACTTCTACTTATGGTCGAAACATGGCTGGTGCACGTGCTTTGTGGCGCGCTACCGGAATGAAAGATGGTGATTTTGGGAAACCAATTATTGCTGTTGTTAATTCTTTTTCCCAATTTGTTCCTGGTCATGTTCATTTGCGAAATTTAGGTATGCTAGTAGCAAAAGAAATTGAAGCTAATGGCGGTGTTGCTAAAGAATTCAACACTATAGCTATAGATGATGGAATTGCTATGGGTCATGGTGGTATGTTGTATTCTTTACCGTCTAGAGAACTAATAGCTGATTCAGTAGAGTATGTTGTAAATGCTCATTGTGCTGATGCAATGGTCTGTATTTCAAATTGCGATAAAATTACTCCAGGTATGTTAATGGCGTCTATGCGCTTAAACATTCCAACAATTTTTGTTTCTGGTGGTCCTATGGAGGCCGGCAAAATTACTTCTGTTGTCAATAATGTCATAAAGAAAATAGACCTTGTAGATGCTATGATTGTAGCTGGTGATCCTAGCGTTAGCGACGAAATAGTTGCAGAAACAGAAAGAATGGCATGTCAAACATGTGGATCTTGTTCTGGTATGTTTACTGCAAACTCTATGAATTGTCTGACAGAGGTAATTGGGTTGGCTATTCCTGGGAATGGTACTTTATTAGCAACACATTCAAAACGCAAAACTCTTTTTGAATCAGCTGGTCGTCTGATAGTTGAATTATGTAAGCGTTATTATGATCAAGATGATAGTTCTATTTTGCCAAGGAGTATAGCTAACAAGAAGTCTTTTGAGAATGCTATGGCTTTAGATGTTGCTATGGGTGGATCTACGAATACAGTATTACACTTATTAGCAGCTGCCAAAGAAGCTGAGGTGGATTTTACTATGAGTGATATAGATAGAATCTCTCGTCATGTTCCTTGTTTGTGTAAATCTGCTCCAGCTACAGATAAATATCATATAGAAGATGTACACAGAGCTGGTGGTGTTATGGGTATACTTGGTGAATTGGCTCGTGCTAATTTATTAGATTTATCTGTTAAGAATATAAATGGAGCTTCTTTAGGAGATATTATAAAAAAATGGGATTTAGCAGATTCTCCTACGGAAGAGGTTAAAAAATTTTATAAGGCAGCTCCGGGAGGTATTCGTACTACAGAGGCATTTAGTCAAAATAATTATTTTAATGATTTAGATGTTGATCGCATATCGGGATGTATTCGTAATATAGAAAATGCTTATTCTAAAGACGGTGGATTGGCAGTTTTATATGGGAATATAGCTGAAAATGGTTGTATTGTTAAAACAGCTGGAGTTGATGAGTCACAGTTGGTTTTTAGAGGTAAAGCTCGTGTTTTTGAAAGTCAGGAATCTGCTGTTGATGCTATTTTGGGTGATGATATAAGACCTGGAGATTTAGTTGTAATTAGATATGAAGGTCCTAAAGGAGGTCCAGGTATGCAGGAAATGCTATACCCAACTTCATATTTGAAATCAAAGGGTCTTGGGAAAACATGTGCTTTATTTACTGATGGTAGATTTTCTGGTGGATCATCTGGATTGGTTATAGGTCATGCTTCTCCAGAAGCTGCTGAGGGTGGTAATATTGCTTTAATAGAAAACGGAGATAGTATTTCTATAGATATTCCTAACAGAAAGATAGATTTGTTAGTTGATAGCGTAGAGTTGTCTCGTAGGCGTAATTCAATGTTATTGAAGGGTGAAAAAGCATGGAAGCCTTTAAATAGAGAACGTTTTGTTTCTAATGCATTAAAGGCTTATGCCGCTTTAGCAACTTCTGCTGATTGTGGTGCAGTTCGTGATATATCTAAATTAGATAAATCGTAG
- a CDS encoding AI-2E family transporter, producing MSPVLPPFLIVRWLLLLIILTALYFIKIFLMPSLAALIVGIASWPIYQRVLYVFSGKNALAASVSLLFFLLVLVIPITFAFAYAVQEASVFIKWAITVNRNGISIPFWISSMPILGDKLSDYWCLYFGEPYALGRTVQVISGEHLGNIYRMLISATSNFFHSLLSVFFMLITLFFVYKDGVNMLAQLDIFGNRILPDSWIRLSRVVPAMINSTVTGMTLIAMGEGVILGFAYWIAGVPSPVLLGCITCFLALIPGGAPFVFTMVSLYLLSSGKAFAALCLFIWGTFELFVVDKTIRPRLVGGPVKLPFLPTFFGLIGGLKTMGIIGLFIGPVLMAIVVAMWREWIFSAQNNVDSFDI from the coding sequence ATGTCTCCAGTCTTACCTCCTTTTTTGATAGTTCGTTGGCTCTTATTGTTAATAATATTAACAGCTCTTTATTTTATAAAAATTTTTTTAATGCCATCGTTAGCAGCTTTGATTGTGGGTATAGCTAGTTGGCCTATCTACCAACGTGTTTTATATGTATTTTCTGGAAAGAATGCTTTGGCAGCCTCTGTATCATTGTTATTTTTTTTATTGGTTTTGGTGATTCCGATAACATTTGCTTTTGCATATGCAGTTCAAGAAGCGAGTGTTTTTATAAAATGGGCTATTACTGTAAATAGAAATGGTATATCTATTCCATTTTGGATTTCTTCCATGCCAATTTTGGGTGATAAGTTATCAGATTATTGGTGTTTATATTTTGGAGAACCTTATGCTCTAGGTAGAACTGTACAGGTTATTAGTGGAGAGCATTTGGGAAATATATATCGTATGTTAATATCGGCAACTAGTAATTTTTTTCATTCTCTTCTGTCTGTGTTTTTTATGTTAATTACTCTATTTTTTGTTTATAAAGATGGGGTAAATATGCTTGCACAATTAGATATTTTTGGTAATCGTATACTGCCTGATAGTTGGATAAGATTGTCTCGTGTAGTTCCTGCAATGATTAACTCTACTGTAACTGGTATGACTCTTATTGCTATGGGGGAGGGTGTTATATTAGGTTTTGCTTATTGGATTGCTGGGGTTCCTTCTCCAGTTTTGCTTGGCTGTATAACTTGTTTTTTAGCTCTTATCCCAGGTGGGGCTCCTTTTGTTTTTACAATGGTGTCATTGTATTTGTTGTCTTCAGGTAAGGCCTTTGCTGCTTTATGTTTGTTTATATGGGGTACTTTTGAGCTTTTTGTTGTTGATAAGACTATTAGGCCAAGATTAGTAGGTGGTCCAGTTAAATTACCATTTTTACCAACTTTTTTTGGTTTGATAGGAGGATTAAAAACTATGGGTATAATAGGTTTGTTTATAGGGCCTGTTTTAATGGCTATAGTTGTTGCTATGTGGAGAGAATGGATTTTTAGTGCTCAGAACAATGTTGATTCATTTGATATTTAA
- the htpG gene encoding molecular chaperone HtpG: MNKSDKFLEPEKMNFQAEVKQLLNLMIHSLYSNKEIFLRELVSNASDACDKLRFESLDVPELLSKDEDFKITVLYDKVDHTITISDNGIGMSRDDVIDNLGTIAKSGTKDFFKNLSGDKKKDAQLIGQFGVGFYSAFIVADLVKVISLKAGLKEDHAICWESDGLGEFTISRGSRKTHGTDIILYLKEDSYELLNGWKLREILRKYSDHVSIPICMYKEEWSEEKKEQVKTTELEVVNQSNALWTRPKSEITDEQYKDFYKLLFHDFNDPLTWTHNKIEGRNEYTQLFYIPKQASFEMWDRDNTHGIKLYVRRIFIMDGSEQLLPRYLRFVRGIIDSSDLDLNVSREILQESRDIRAIKDASVKKILNLIESISNNNNEDYKTFWTEFGEILKEGIGEDFNNQEKIARLLRFSSTHNGSANQDVSLSEYISRMAEGQEIIYYITADSFNSAINSPHLEVFRKKKIEVLLLSDRIDEWMLSHLKEFEGKRLVSIAKDDFDISKISEGEDIKNLEPSEFQKEVIKNIEKTLSDRVKEVRVSSRLVDSPACVVVEKNDLSPHLIRMLKASGQNPPSSKPILEVNSEHEFLKKIATIDSDKKFEEWANLLLDQAILASGGSLNDPSSFVKRLNNIILDK, translated from the coding sequence ATGAATAAAAGTGATAAATTTTTAGAACCTGAGAAAATGAATTTTCAGGCTGAGGTGAAACAGTTACTTAATTTAATGATTCACTCTCTTTACAGTAATAAAGAAATATTTTTGCGGGAGTTGGTATCTAATGCTTCCGATGCTTGTGATAAATTGAGATTTGAATCTTTAGATGTTCCGGAGTTGTTGTCTAAGGATGAGGATTTTAAAATTACTGTTCTTTATGATAAGGTAGATCATACTATTACCATTTCAGATAATGGAATTGGTATGTCGAGAGATGATGTTATTGATAATTTGGGTACTATAGCTAAATCTGGGACTAAGGATTTCTTTAAAAATTTAAGTGGTGATAAAAAAAAGGATGCTCAATTAATTGGTCAATTTGGGGTTGGGTTTTATTCTGCATTTATTGTTGCTGATTTAGTTAAGGTTATAAGCTTAAAAGCTGGCTTAAAGGAAGATCATGCTATTTGTTGGGAATCAGATGGATTAGGCGAATTTACAATAAGTAGAGGATCTCGTAAGACTCATGGTACTGATATTATTTTATATTTAAAAGAAGATTCATATGAGTTGTTAAATGGTTGGAAATTACGTGAGATTTTGCGTAAATATTCTGATCATGTATCAATCCCTATTTGCATGTATAAAGAAGAGTGGAGCGAAGAAAAGAAAGAGCAGGTTAAAACAACTGAGTTGGAAGTTGTTAATCAATCTAATGCATTATGGACAAGGCCAAAATCCGAAATAACAGATGAACAATATAAAGACTTTTATAAATTATTATTTCATGATTTTAATGATCCTTTAACTTGGACCCATAATAAGATAGAAGGCCGTAATGAGTACACTCAGCTATTTTATATCCCTAAACAAGCCTCATTTGAAATGTGGGATCGGGATAATACTCATGGTATTAAATTATACGTTCGTCGTATATTTATTATGGATGGTTCAGAGCAGTTGTTGCCTAGGTATTTGCGCTTTGTGAGAGGTATCATAGATTCTTCTGATCTGGATTTGAATGTTTCTAGAGAAATCTTACAGGAGAGTAGGGATATACGTGCTATTAAAGATGCATCTGTTAAAAAAATATTAAATTTAATTGAAAGTATATCTAACAATAATAATGAGGACTATAAAACATTCTGGACTGAGTTTGGAGAAATTCTTAAGGAAGGTATTGGAGAGGATTTTAATAATCAAGAAAAAATTGCTAGATTGTTAAGATTTTCTTCTACGCATAATGGAAGTGCTAATCAGGATGTTTCTTTATCTGAATATATATCAAGAATGGCTGAGGGCCAAGAAATTATATATTATATAACTGCTGATTCTTTTAATTCAGCTATAAATAGTCCTCATTTAGAAGTTTTTCGTAAAAAGAAAATAGAAGTTCTATTGCTCTCTGATAGAATAGATGAATGGATGCTATCTCACTTAAAAGAGTTTGAAGGAAAACGTTTAGTTTCTATTGCAAAAGATGACTTTGATATAAGCAAGATTTCTGAAGGGGAAGATATTAAAAATCTAGAACCATCTGAATTTCAAAAAGAAGTAATAAAGAATATTGAAAAAACTTTATCAGATCGTGTTAAAGAGGTAAGAGTTTCCTCTAGATTGGTAGATTCTCCAGCATGTGTGGTAGTTGAGAAAAATGATCTTAGTCCTCATTTAATTCGTATGTTAAAGGCATCAGGTCAAAATCCACCTTCTTCTAAACCTATATTGGAAGTCAATTCTGAACATGAGTTTTTAAAGAAGATTGCTACTATAGATAGTGATAAAAAATTTGAAGAGTGGGCTAATTTATTGTTAGATCAGGCTATTCTTGCTAGTGGTGGAAGTTTGAATGATCCTAGTTCTTTTGTAAAACGTTTAAATAATATTATTCTAGATAAATAA